GTATCGAGAGACTGATCGGCGGTCGGTGCACGCTCTCCGTCGATACCCGCGTTGTTGAACGCAAAGTCGAGACCACCGTAGGTCTCGACAGCCGTCTCGACCATCGCATCGACGGCGTCGGGATCGCTGACGTCCGTCTCGACAAACGTCGCCTCACCGCCTGCCGCCTCGATTTCGGTCACTGTCTCCGTCCCGGCTTCGACGTTGACGTCGGCCACCACGACCGCGGCGCCCTCCCCAGCGAAGCGCTTTGCAGCCGCCACACCGATCCCGGTACTCGCACCTGTCACGATCGCCACCGAATCTTGGATGCCATTCATCGTACGACGGCAAGGACTTCGATCGATTCGATGATAGTACAGTGGATACTTCCAGAACCGATGAAATATGCCGAAATTTTAACCGATCGTGACACTATTTTCCAAGTTTGGAACGCTAAACGGAGACCTATTGCTCGTACCATTTGGCATCCCGATAGTTAGTGAATAACTGTATGATAGTATACGTAGAAAATAGCGTAACGTACCCAAAGGAATGCGCTATGGCGATCGGATCGGAGCCACTGACAGAATGGCAGAGTAGCGACACCATCGAGTCGTCAAACAGAACCGAGAGGAGGCGGGACGGGCGCTACTCGGTTGTGAGCGAGGCTGGCTCGAGGGCGGAAGAACGAACGGCGCCCCATCTTGCTGGAAGGACCGGCATTTATAGGCGGTCGCCGTCCAACTGTGACCGATGGGTGCCACCGAAGAGCTCCCGCAGGCGTTGATCGTCGACGACGAGCGGGAGGTCGCCGACGCCTACGCACTGCGTTTGCGCGGACTCTGTGACGTCGAGACCGCCTACGACGGCGAAAGCGCCGTCGAGATCGTCAGCGATCGCGAGATCGACGTGGTGTTGCTCGATCGACACATGCCCGGTCTATCCGGCGACGACGTTCTGGCGGAACTGGAAGCGATGGATTTTGCCGGTCGCGTCATCATGATCACCGCGATCGATCCCGACTTCGACATCCTCGACATGCCGTTCGACGACTATCTCTGCAAGCCGGTCGACCGCGAGGACGTCCGGGCGGCCGTGACCCAGCAGTGTACGATCCTCGGCTACGCGACGCTCGGAGAGTACTTCAGCGTCGAGGCCACGCGCCAGGTTATCGCGGCCGAGCTCCCGGCCGAGCAGCGGGAGTCCCACGAGGCGTATCAGCACAGCCACCAGCAGGCACGACAACTACAACAGCGTGCGCGCCGGCTGCTTGGCGATGCGGAGGCCCTCCTCGACGCGTTCGACGATATCGCCCGCGGGAGTCGGTAACCCGCCCAGCGGCCCGCCACAGTGGCCGACCAACGCGGCCTCGGTGGCCCCGGTTGCCAGCACGGCCAAAAGCAGTCGGGAGGTGGGGGAAAGAGCGTGACGGCCGTCGGACGGGGAAAGTGGGGGCGACTCGCTGCCCGCCAACCGGGCGGGCAAGCGAAGCGACGGCGGGATGGACCATCAAGCCCCGGACCGGATTTCTGCCCGTGAAACAGTCCGCGACGAGCGGGAGGTCGCCGCCGGAAAGGGCGTCGGCGAGGCCTCTCAACGCCGGGAACTGGCTGTCGAGTTTCGCTCGTGGGTGCTGGAAACGTGGGCACGGACGTCTGACAGCGAGTCGAACCGACGAGAGCAGTGGGAACATTTCAGCAGCGCCATTGTGATATCGCCACATCTCACCGGACACGAGCCACGACTATATACCTAACAGACGGTCAAACGCGTGTTTGAGCCAGTCGCTCTGTCCGAGCGCCGAGCAACCGCCAGGGTCGCAGGCGCGTTCACTCAGTCCTCGTCGTCGAGACGCCACGAGAGACCAAGCGTCTCGACGATCGAACGAGGCTCCGAGAGGTGCGGAACGGTCATCGGGACACTCTCGTTGGCATCGTCGTCGGTGTCGACCGATTCGGGGACCGGGACGAACAGCTCGACTGTCGTCTCGTCCGTCGCGTAGACGTCGAATTCGAGGGACGCAGTGCCAAGCAAGCGATCGAGCCGTCCCGCAGAACGGGTCACCCCGGTGACCGTGTGGGCGTCCAGTTTCGCCTGTGGTTCCTCGAGCAGTCGGTCGTAGGCCACCAGAACGTCGTCGTAGCAGTAGTATTCGAGCGTCCCGTACCGGAAATAGCGGATTGTCGCCCGCAATGCGACGAAGAACCCACCCAGGCCGAGGCCAACGACGACGATCCCGACGCTCGATGCGAGCACGCCAAAGCCGACGATCAAAGTGGTGACGAACCCGATCGAGCCCGCCAGATAGGCACCGCCGTGAAGCAGGGCGTCGACGATCGCCGCCCGCTGACTCATCGAGGTCCGGAGACGTGGTTCTCCCGCGGGCATCTCGACCGGTTCGGGTTCGATCTCGGTACGTTTGCTGCCGTACAGCAGCGAGAACAGACTCCGGCGATCGTCGTCACGTTCCAGTCGGCTCGCCCGGATGTCGTAGGCGAGTTTGCCGATCGCGAGGGCGAGAACCGACCGCCCGGGATCGAGGATCGCGGTCGTGTTTACGGTCGATTCGAGGCCGAGAAAGACCATAAACAGGAGACCAACGACGAAGAGGTACTTGAACGGCACGAGAAGCAAGGATCGCGGAGAGTGTTCGCGATACCCGCTCTCACGGAAGTACTCGCGGTAGGTGTCGATCCCGCGAGTGAGAAAGACGGCGGCCCCACCGAGGAGGAACGCGGCCGCATCAGCCTCGGTGACCGTCGGTCGCGTCAGAGCGAAGGCAAAAAAGGCCAGTCCCACGACGACGGGCGCGATGACCACCGAGAAGACGAGCGTCGGGAGATTGCGCGGATACACTGGGGGGAGTGGTCCCGGCAGTCGGATGGCCCCTCGCTTTTCCTGTAGCGGCCCGAGCAGTCTAAAGCGGTCGTCGATGGCGTTGTTGGGTCGCTTGTGGGCGAAGGGGATTTGCACAATGGTCCAGACGCAGATCGCGGCCAGTTCGGCCTGATAGACGAGCAACAGCGCCGTCGGTGACCACCCAAAGAAGACGACGCCGGCGATCGGGACGAGATTGCCCACGACGACGGGGAGATCACGAAGCCAAGCAGGTGCGGGCAACGAATCGGTGATGGAGGGGGCGGCGCGCACGTATCGAGGTTACAGGCCGGAATTGGCTTCGGTTTGTCGGTCGAGCAGTTCGGCGGTGGTCACTGGATCGGGACTCACGGATCGATCTCGACCGGATCGAAGATATCCTCGATGGCACACTCGAAGTGCTCGGCCAGAGCGAAGGCCAGTTCCAGGGACGGATCGTAGCGATCGCGCTCGATCGCGTTGATCGTCTGGCGGGTCACACCGACTGCCTGGGCGAGCTCGCCCTGGCTGAGGCCCTCGGCTTCCCGCCGTGCAGAGAGGTCGTTGCGCATCGGTCACTCCATCTGTTTCGCGATCCCGAAACAGACGCCATACAGCAAGAACAGCGCCGAGAGTGTGAGGACGATGCCCGAGACGACACCCGAGATCTCGACGATATCACCGGCATCGAGCACGTATAGCGCTGGGAGCAGACTCAAACCAAGGACCATCGTGATCCCGACGAGCAACCCACTCGCCCGGTTGTGGAGGTGGTAATCGCGCTCGTCTTGCAGCGTCCGGTCACTCCACAGCGGTGCCCCCACGGCGATGCCGCCCCCGAGCCACGCCCCGAGCATGTAGACGACCGCCCCGGCGAGGTGCTGGTCGAGGACGAACCCGGCCAGGAATCCGAGGATGGCGACGGCGGCGATGCCGTAAACGAGTCCACGGTAGCGCTGGCGCGTCAGTTTCGGTCCGTTGGTAGTAGTCACGATTGAGCTCCGTCTCGTAGTAAAGAGTGGTTTACACCGAGATAATAAAGGTGGCGTCATCCGGCTTCTGGTGAGACGGGTCGATCGGGAACGAGAGAGAGGCGAGCGGCCACAGTCACGGGAGTTGGTAGGTTTCGAGACGATGGACGGCCAGCCGGTAGGCGAGCGGAACTGCGAGGACAGCACTGGCGAGGACGAGCCACCCACCCGTGGTAACCGTGCCAGGACTGACGTCGAGTCCGAACGGTAGCCACCGCGACAGCAAGACAGCGCCAAGCACCCGGGCGGTCTCCTCGACGGCGACCACGATCGCGAGGACGATCGTACTCAGTGCGATCGAAAAGAGCGTGTAGGCACGCTTGCTCGGCGGTGTCGCCCGCCGAGCGCCGTCGAGACTGAGCCCCTCGAAGCGTGGAAAGACCGAGCCAATACCACTGGCAAGGACAGCGCTTGCGCCGACCGCGGCAACGCCAGTCACGCCGAGGGCGGCCAGCACGGGCGGGGAACTGCCAGCCAGGTAGCCGACCCCGAGCGCGATGCCGACGGTCGGGGCAGCGGCGATCAGCATCGCCGCCAGGACAGTCCCATGGACGACGTGCCGACCCCGGGCGGGGGCCGTCAGCAACGCCGGGAGCGTCGCGCCCTGGATGCCCAGTGGGT
The sequence above is drawn from the Halorhabdus sp. CBA1104 genome and encodes:
- a CDS encoding response regulator transcription factor — protein: MGATEELPQALIVDDEREVADAYALRLRGLCDVETAYDGESAVEIVSDREIDVVLLDRHMPGLSGDDVLAELEAMDFAGRVIMITAIDPDFDILDMPFDDYLCKPVDREDVRAAVTQQCTILGYATLGEYFSVEATRQVIAAELPAEQRESHEAYQHSHQQARQLQQRARRLLGDAEALLDAFDDIARGSR
- a CDS encoding DUF6498-containing protein produces the protein MRAAPSITDSLPAPAWLRDLPVVVGNLVPIAGVVFFGWSPTALLLVYQAELAAICVWTIVQIPFAHKRPNNAIDDRFRLLGPLQEKRGAIRLPGPLPPVYPRNLPTLVFSVVIAPVVVGLAFFAFALTRPTVTEADAAAFLLGGAAVFLTRGIDTYREYFRESGYREHSPRSLLLVPFKYLFVVGLLFMVFLGLESTVNTTAILDPGRSVLALAIGKLAYDIRASRLERDDDRRSLFSLLYGSKRTEIEPEPVEMPAGEPRLRTSMSQRAAIVDALLHGGAYLAGSIGFVTTLIVGFGVLASSVGIVVVGLGLGGFFVALRATIRYFRYGTLEYYCYDDVLVAYDRLLEEPQAKLDAHTVTGVTRSAGRLDRLLGTASLEFDVYATDETTVELFVPVPESVDTDDDANESVPMTVPHLSEPRSIVETLGLSWRLDDED
- a CDS encoding helix-turn-helix transcriptional regulator; this encodes MRNDLSARREAEGLSQGELAQAVGVTRQTINAIERDRYDPSLELAFALAEHFECAIEDIFDPVEIDP
- a CDS encoding DUF2178 domain-containing protein; this encodes MTTTNGPKLTRQRYRGLVYGIAAVAILGFLAGFVLDQHLAGAVVYMLGAWLGGGIAVGAPLWSDRTLQDERDYHLHNRASGLLVGITMVLGLSLLPALYVLDAGDIVEISGVVSGIVLTLSALFLLYGVCFGIAKQME